TACTAGTGTATTAGTAAGGTCACTTACATTTTCAATCCTTTCATTACTTTGGGATACTACAAGCCCAGCAGACGAAGTAAAATAACTTTCGGTAAAGTTCACTTTATCATCTAATTCCTGGGTATAATTTATACCCAGGATTATATCAATTTCATTGTTTTGTAATGCTACTCTGCTCTCTTTAAGGGATAAAGGAATATATTTAATTGAAAAATCATTTTCTTTAGCAATCTTTTCTATAATATCCACACTAAAGCCTTTTGCTTTTCCTTCATCATCTTTGTACTGAATAGGAGGTAAATAGGGATCATATGCCACAACTAAAGGATCTCTGTCTACTGCTAATCCTGTTGATATGGATGCTTGACATGAGATAGATAGAGCTATCAACATGACTAAAAGCACAACAGGATTTTTTAGTAGCTTCCACCTTTCCAACATAATGATTACCACCTAATAATGAATTCTATTATAAGTCATTTAATACTGTATCACAATTTTCGACAAAAAAAATATATTACCTGCTGTATTTTATTTAGTTAATATGGAAAGAGGTTAAAGAGAGAAAGTGTTAAAAAGCGAAAAATCTAATAGCCATTAAAACAAATACTATAGCTATGACTATTTTTACAGCTTTATCACCTTTTTTCACAGAAACTTTAACAGATAAAAAGGCACCTATAGCAGTTCCTAAAGCTAATGCTATAGCATACTTCGCAAGTATATTTCCTGTAAATCCAAATATCAAAAGTACTGGAACAGTATATGTTAAGACTATATATACCTTATGCATGTTAATCTGTACTAAACTTATTTGCAACAAATTTTTTAAAACAAATATGATCAAAAGTCCTACTCCAGCTTGGATAAATCCTCCATACAACCCTATTCCAAACATACCTAAATAGAGCAATACTTTATTTGGTTCTTTTGAAGTTTTTAATAATTTTTCAGTGGGTATAAATATGGATATTATTAAAAAAAGTATTACAAAGGAAAGAATATTCTCAAATAAAGAATCGCTTACTATAACAGCTAGATAAGATCCTAGTAAGGCTCCTGGCACTGTTAATAATCCCAAATAAAGACTTTTTTTGGTATCATTTTTAGTTTCAT
The Natranaerofaba carboxydovora genome window above contains:
- a CDS encoding sulfite exporter TauE/SafE family protein; the encoded protein is MDEILKLIITFLGGVAGSFVNVMAGGGSAITLGTLMLLGLDASVANGTNRIGLLVQNISGAVTYSYETKNDTKKSLYLGLLTVPGALLGSYLAVIVSDSLFENILSFVILFLIISIFIPTEKLLKTSKEPNKVLLYLGMFGIGLYGGFIQAGVGLLIIFVLKNLLQISLVQINMHKVYIVLTYTVPVLLIFGFTGNILAKYAIALALGTAIGAFLSVKVSVKKGDKAVKIVIAIVFVLMAIRFFAF